From a region of the Castanea sativa cultivar Marrone di Chiusa Pesio chromosome 10, ASM4071231v1 genome:
- the LOC142613939 gene encoding 2-methyl-6-phytyl-1,4-hydroquinone methyltransferase, chloroplastic has product MASAMLSGAESLRLIRGITPNGLGFKGSNFHGRHFPKLGLVSSTRISKARTMVPMCSVSSSRPASQPRFIQHKQEAFWFYRFLSIVYDHVINPGHWTEDMRDDALEPADLSDRNMIVVDVGGGTGFTTLGIVKHVDAKNVTILDQSPHQLAKAKQKEPLKECKIIEGDAEDLPFKTDYADRYVSAGSIEYWPDPQRGIKEAYRVLKLGGKACVIGPVYPTFWLSRFFADVWMLFPKEEEYIEWFEKAGFKDVQLKRIGPKWYRGVRRHGLIMGCSVTGVKPASGDSPLQLGPIEEDVRKPVNPLVFLRRFILGVLASAYYVLVPIYMWIKDQIVPKGQPI; this is encoded by the exons ATGGCTTCTGCTATGCTAAGTGGAGCTGAAAGCCTAAGACTTATAAGAGGAATAACCCCAAATGGGTTAGGTTTTAAGGGTTCAAATTTTCATGGGAGGCATTTTCCCAAGCTGGGTTTGGTGTCTAGTACTAGGATTTCCAAGGCTAGAACCATGGTGCCCATGTGTAGTGTATCAAGTTCAAGGCCAGCTTCACAGCCTAGGTTCATACAGCACAAGCAAGAGGCATTTTGGTTCTATAGGTTCCTCTCAATTGTGTATGACCATGTTATAAACCCCGGGCATTGGACTGAGGACATGAGGGATGATGCACTTGAGCCTGCTGATCTCAGTGACCGGAATATGATAGTAGTAGATGTTGGTGGTGGAACCGGGTTTACCACTTTGGGGATAGTTAAGCATGTGGATGCCAAGAATGTTACAATTTTGGATCAGTCACCTCATCAGCTTGCTAAGGCTAAGCAGAAGGAACCCTTGAAGGAGTGCAAAATTATTGAAGGCGACGCAGAGGATCTCCCTTTCAAAACTGATTATGCAGATAGATATGTATCTGCAGGAAG TATTGAGTACTGGCCAGACCCGCAGCGTGGCATCAAGGAAGCATACAGGGTGTTAAAACTTGGAGGAAAAGCATGCGTAATTGGCCCTGTTTATCCAACATTTTGGTTGTCTCGCTTCTTTGCAGATGTCTGGATGCTTTTCCCTAAGGAGGAAGAGTACATTGAGTGGTTCGAAAAGGCTGGATTTAAAGATGTCCAGCTGAAAAGGATTGGCCCAAAATGGTATCGTGGAGTTCGTCGCCATGGACTGATCATGGGCTGTTCTGTGACTGGTGTCAAACCTGCATCTGGTGATTCTCCTTTGCAG CTTGGTCCGATAGAAGAGGATGTAAGAAAGCCCGTAAATCCACTTGTGTTCCTCCGGCGCTTCATTTTGGGTGTCCTGGCATCTGCATACTATGTTCTTGTTCCAATTTACATGTGGATCAAAGATCAAATTGTGCCCAAAGGTCAACCAATCTGA